In Erigeron canadensis isolate Cc75 chromosome 1, C_canadensis_v1, whole genome shotgun sequence, a single window of DNA contains:
- the LOC122585899 gene encoding receptor-like protein EIX2, with protein MKTHVFIIFSLLLLHLHSATNNQVVALGAADGDSIINNKCIDSERQALLEFKSRLQDPDGLISKWRVEEEQDCCKWSGVTCNDTTGHVKQLTLKSYNLGESSLQGEISSSLLNLTYLQTFRIGCPGRCVIEDADWLTHLSQLQELDLEGIFLAKATNWEDVIHSLQKLSFLSLTKCDLSQVMYSGNSSSFVNSSSSSIVGLYLVNNNLNSSMFSWLFPLTSHRLEYLDLSENGFDGVPEYLGNLCGLTSLKFYDNSVSIRFSDFLKSLSGCTSASLEYLFAPNSQLTGPWSDLIQNFSSLKWLYLYQNNLNGTISEKIWELPMLETFEVFSNNLGGAMSENIGKSKIFTLNLSNNSLNGVPVHSEEHMSNISYVVFLDLSSCKLGPRFPMWIKNLKNLTHIDIANTRISDKIPLNFWDMWPYQLRYLNLSSNNISGNIPDLLSNFDNYSVIDMSSNSFNGPIPDVSPTLKLLNLSGNRLYGGISFVCQIVGGILEFLDLSDNFLTGQIPDCLWHFKELKVLNLGHNNLTGRLPASVESLFKLQVLYLYKNNFFGEVPSFLKNCTDLIYLNLGGNKFSGNVPVWIGENLSRLYVLSLKSNNFSGTIPLQLCRLVNLQLLDLSLNNLYGTIPSCVNNLTTMVQIGLVPTQVEHHFSIPWFVPRSAHTNYIDHVYIDHATIEWQGNVRVFSSNLGLLRSIDLSSNNLTGQFPYEITNLYGLLALNLSKNALHGEIPREVGQMKKLLTLDLSNNVFSGGIPTSMSQMTSLNYLDVSFNNLTGRIPSSTQLQSFDPSRYNGNAGLCGPPVTKNCIGDKELEAPPHVDESEGEGGGIDELQRWFYIGVGTGFATGFSIACGTLVLNHKWRRAFFHLLNFLKNWVYVKVAVFIAKLQRGARP; from the coding sequence ATGAAAACTCATGTATTCATTATTTTCTCACTTCTTTTGCTACACCTTCATTCTGCAACTAACAACCAAGTGGTAGCACTGGGAGCAGCAGATGGTGATAGCATCATCAATAACAAGTGCATCGATAGTGAAAGACAAGCTCTCCTTGAATTCAAATCTCGCCTTCAAGACCCCGATGGCCTTATTTCTAAGTGGAGAGTTGAAGAAGAGCAAGACTGCTGTAAATGGAGTGGAGTCACATGCAACGACACAACGGGTCATGTCAAACAACTAACTTTAAAGTCATACAATTTGGGCGAAAGTTCTCTTCAAGGTGAGATTAGTTCTTCATTGCTTAACTTAACCTATTTGCAAACATTTAGAATTGGATGTCCAGGGAGATGTGTGATTGAAGACGCTGACTGGTTGACACATCTTTCTCAATTACAAGAACTTGATTTGGAAGGAATTTTCCTGGCTAAAGCAACTAACTGGGAAGATGTAATTCATAGTCTGCAAAAGCTATCGTTTTTAAGCTTAACAAAATGTGACCTCTCTCAGGTCATGTATTCTGGTAATTCTTCTTCATTTGTCAACTCTTCGTCATCATCTATTGTTGGACTTTATCTTGTAAACAACAATCTCAACTCATCCATGTTCAGTTGGTTGTTCCCACTAACTAGCCATAGGCTTGAATATCTCGATCTTTCTGAAAACGGGTTCGATGGTGTGCCTGAATATCTTGGAAACCTTTGTGGTTTAACATCATTAAAATTCTATGACAACTCTGTCTCTATCAGATTTTCTGATTTTCTGAAGAGCTTATCTGGATGCACATCAGCCTCGTTAGAATATTTGTTTGCTCCAAATAGTCAACTCACAGGGCCATGGTCTGATTTGATCCAAAACTTCTCATCTCTAAAATGGCTGTACCTATATCAAAATAACTTAAATGGAACTATAAGTGAGAAAATATGGGAGCTACCCATGCTTGAAACTTTTGAAGTTTTCTCCAATAATCTTGGGGGTGCTATGTCTGAAAACATTGGCAAGTCAAAGATTTTCACTCTGAATCTTTCAAACAACTCACTCAACGGAGTCCCTGTTCATTCGGAAGAACACATGTCAAACATTTCGTATGTAGTGTTTCTTGATTTGAGCTCTTGCAAGCTCGGGCCTCGCTTCCCTATGTGGATCAAAAACCTTAAAAACCTTACCCATATTGATATTGCCAATACTAGAATATCAGACAAAATTCCTCTGAACTTTTGGGACATGTGGCCTTATCAATTAAGATATTTGAATCTCTCTTCTAACAACATAAGTGGAAACATACCAGACTTATTATCAAACTTCGATAACTATTCAGTAATAGATATGAGTTCCAACAGCTTTAATGGTCCAATACCTGATGTTTCTCCTACTTTGAAGTTATTAAATCTTTCTGGAAACAGACTCTATGGAGGTATCTCTTTTGTGTGCCAAATTGTAGGTGGGATTTTAGAATTCCTTGATCTTTCAGATAACTTTCTAACTGGGCAAATTCCAGACTGTTTGTGGCACTTCAAAGAGCTAAAGGTTCTTAATCTAGGACACAACAATCTGACTGGAAGGCTACCTGCCTCTGTTGAATCATTGTTCAAACTACAGGTgttgtatttatataaaaacaacttTTTTGGAGAAGTGCCTTCGTTTCTAAAGAACTGCACGGATTTAATCTATCTTAATTTGGGAGGAAACAAATTTTCTGGTAATGTGCCTGTTTGGATTGGAGAAAACCTATCTAGGTTGTACGTTCTTAGCctaaaatcaaacaatttttcTGGAACCATTCCTTTACAGTTATGCCGCTtggtaaatcttcaacttctagATTTGTCATTGAACAATCTTTATGGAACCATCCCCTCGTGCGTTAATAACCTCACTACCATGGTTCAGATAGGACTTGTACCAACACAAGTTGAGCATCATTTTTCAATTCCATGGTTTGTTCCAAGAAGTGCCCATACAAATTACATCGACCATGTGTACATCGACCATGCAACGATCGAGTGGCAAGGAAATGTACGTGTATTCAGCAGCAATCTTGGATTACTGAGAAGCATCGATCTGTCAAGCAACAATCTAACAGGACAATTCCCATATGAAATTACCAACCTTTATGGACTGCTTGCATTGAACTTGTCAAAGAACGCACTACATGGAGAAATTCCACGAGAAGTTGGTCAGATgaaaaaacttttaactttGGATTTGTCAAACAACGTTTTTTCAGGAGGGATACCAACAAGCATGTCTCAAATGACTTCATTAAATTACTTAGACGTGTCATTCAATAATTTAACTGGGAGAATTCCATCCAGCACTCAGCTACAGTCCTTTGATCCTTCGAGATACAATGGAAATGCAGGACTATGTGGACCTCCCGTCACAAAAAATTGTATCGGAGATAAAGAACTAGAGGCGCCACCCCACGTCGATGAGAGTGAAGGTGAAGGAGGTGGGATAGACGAACTGCAGAGATGGTTTTATATTGGTGTGGGCACTGGTTTTGCAACTGGTTTTTCAATAGCATGTGGCACTTTAGTTCTCAACCATAAATGGAGACGTGCTTTTTTTCATCTACTTAATTTCT
- the LOC122584912 gene encoding cytochrome P450 76C1-like — protein sequence MSQLSNYYGSWWLEVSNNKELIIAFVTISVAIFAILWNKFTLPRSSSIHAPPLPPGPYSLPIVGYLPFLNPDLHKQLTNMAHSYGPIFKFHLGRKLHIVINTPELAKEVVRDQDEAFSNRDMTVAASVITYGGQDIVLSKNNSKWRNLRKIFVSELLSNKNLEACGSLRKDEVRKTIKDVFSKIGTSVNISQISFLTEANVITNMIWGKSLDEEAERHSHLGDELQMVSMNIHDIFGKPNLSDFFPSLAWLDLQGVERDMKKQRNKLEQILTSIIEDRIKSNLKRSQDGVGHEGEKDFLQMLLDLKDQKHATSLNITQIKALLVDIMLAGTETTTTLAEWAMAEIMKNHNVMIKVQEELAKIVGTNNIVEESHLSQLEYLDATIKETFRLHPVVPFLLPRSPSQDCTVGGYTIPKGCTVFLNVWSIHRDPRYWDKPLDFNPERFLTSKCDFNGNNLKFFPFGSGRRICAGIPLAEKMQMFILASLLHSFDWSLPKGEMHDLSEKFGVQLKKRMPLIAIPAQRLPNASLYN from the exons ATGTCACAGCTAAGCAATTATTATGGATCATGGTGGCTGGAAGTGAGCAACAACAAAGAGCTTATTATTGCATTTGTCACCATTTCGGTGGCAATCTTCGCTATTTTATGGAACAAGTTCACACTTCCAAGGTCTTCTTCAATCCATGCGCCACCATTGCCACCGGGTCCATATTCTTTGCCGATTGTTGGGTACCTTCCTTTTCTTAATCCCGACTTACACAAACAGTTAACCAACATGGCTCATTCCTATGGCCCCATTTTCAAGTTTCATTTGGGACGCAAGCTTCACATTGTGATCAACACCCCAGAGTTGGCAAAGGAGGTTGTTCGTGACCAAGACGAGGCCTTCTCTAACCGCGACATGACTGTTGCTGCCTCTGTAATAACCTATGGAGGCCAAGATATAGTATTGTCCAAAAACAACTCTAAGTGGCGTAATCTGCGTAAAATATTTGTCAGTGAGCTTCTAAGTAACAAGAATCTTGAAGCATGTGGTTCGTTACGGAAGGATGAAGTTAGAAAAACCATCAAGGACGTTTTTAGTAAAATTGGTACCTCAGTCAACATAAGCCAAATTTCTTTCTTGACAGAGGCTAATGTCATCACAAACATGATTTGGGGAAAGTCATTGGATGAAGAGGCAGAACGTCATAGCCATCTTGGAGATGAGTTGCAAATGGTGTCTATGAACATTCATGACATTTTTGGAAAACCGAATTTGTCTGATTTTTTCCCTAGTCTAGCATGGTTGGATTTACAAGGTGTTGAGCGAGACATGAAGAAGCAACGGAACAAGTTGGAGCAAATTCTAACAAGCATCATTGAAGATCGGATCAAATCTAACTTGAAAAGGTCACAAGATGGAGTTGGGCACGAAGGGGAGAAAGATTTCTTACAGATGTTATTAGATCTCAAGGACCAAAAACATGCAACATCTCTTAACATTACCCAAATAAAGGCACTTCTTGTG GACATTATGCTTGCAGGAACAGAAACAACCACAACACTTGCAGAATGGGCAATGGCAGAAATTATGAAAAATCACAATGTAATGATTAAGGTCCAAGAGGAATTAGCAAAAATTGTAGGAACAAACAACATAGTCGAAGAATCCCACCTATCTCAACTAGAATATCTAGATGCGACAATTAAGGAAACTTTTAGGTTGCACCCAGTAGTCCCTTTCCTATTGCCACGGTCGCCAAGCCAGGATTGCACGGTAGGTGGCTACACCATCCCAAAGGGTTGTACCGTCTTTCTGAATGTTTGGTCAATTCATCGAGATCCTCGATATTGGGACAAGCCATTAGACTTTAATCCCGAGAGGTTTTTGACAAGCAAATGTGATTTTAATGGAAACAATTTGAAGTTCTTTCCATTCGGATCAGGGAGAAGAATCTGTGCGGGTATACCTTTGGCAGAGAAAATGCAAATGTTCATCTTGGCTTCACTTTTGCATTCATTTGACTGGAGCTTGCCAAAGGGTGAAATGCACGACCTTTCGGAAAAATTTGGCGTTCAACTTAAAAAAAGAATGCCACTCATTGCTATCCCGGCTCAAAGGCTGCCCAATGCAAGTCtgtataattaa
- the LOC122581569 gene encoding (S)-N-methylcoclaurine 3'-hydroxylase isozyme 1-like, which produces MSQLNNYGSWWWEMTSSNYNTEFTLAVVTISVVILTISLWYKMTTTVSSSSSPPGPRSLPIVGYLPFLGPELHKQFVEMADTFGPIFKFHLGSKVNIVINSPELAKEVVRDQDDTFANRQQTVAVSIYSYGGQDIVFSDNNSSWRSLRKILVQEILNNKNLEACRSLRRNEVRKTIKNIFGKIGTSVNINEIAFSTEAKVVSSMVWDNTTTSSAGSQVGDELRMIVSDIAETIGLPNLSDIFPCLARFDLQGVERDMQKHLNKLRQVLTAIIQDRIESNSKLAAQNGVAGRDGKKDFLQILLDLKDQKHPSALDITKIKALLVDIMTAGTETTTTLIEWAMAEIMCNEKVMKRVQGELEEMVGENNIVEESHLPKLQYLDATIKETFRLHPVVPLLLPRKPSQDCVVGGYTIPKGCTIFLNVWSINRDPRYWNNPLEFNPDRFLKNKWDYNGNNLKFFPFGSGRRICPGIPLAERMQMFVFASLLHSFNWSLPKGETHDLSEKFGITLKKRKPLIAIPSQRLADAGLYN; this is translated from the exons ATGTCACAGCTAAACAACTATGGGTCATGGTGGTGGGAAATGACGAGCAGCAACTACAATACGGAATTTACTCTTGCAGTTGTCACCATTTCAGTAGTAATTTTGACTATTAGTCTATGGTACAAAATGACTACTACTGTTTCAAGCTCCTCCTCGCCACCAGGTCCACGTTCTTTGCCAATAGTTGGGTACCTTCCGTTTCTTGGTCCTGAATTGCACAAACAGTTTGTCGAGATGGCTGACACCTTCGGACCCATTTTCAAGTTCCATTTGGGATCCAAGGTTAACATCGTGATTAACTCCCCAGAATTAGCAAAAGAAGTGGTTCGCGACCAAGACGACACATTTGCTAACCGCCAACAAACAGTTGCTGTCTCGATATACAGTTACGGAGGTCAAGACATAGTGTTTTCGGACAACAACTCCAGCTGGCGTAGCCTTCGAAAGATATTAGTCCAGGAGATTTTGAATAACAAAAATCTCGAAGCATGTCGTTCCCTTAGAAGGAACGAGGTCAGAAAAACCATCAAAAATATCTTTGGTAAAATCGGTACATCAGTCAATATTAACGAGATTGCTTTCTCAACCGAGGCGAAAGTTGTTTCAAGCATGGTTTGGGACAACACTACTACGTCCTCGGCTGGCAGCCAAGTTGGAGACGAATTAAGGATGATAGTTTCGGACATAGCTGAGACTATTGGACTGCCAAACCTGTCTGACATCTTCCCTTGTCTTGCACGATTTGATCTGCAAGGTGTTGAGCGAGACATGCAAAAACACCTTAACAAGTTGCGTCAAGTTCTCACTGCCATCATTCAAGATCGAATCGAATCTAACTCGAAATTAGCAGCACAAAATGGAGTAGCTGGCCGTGATGGAAAGAAAGATTTTTTGCAAATTTTGCTAGATCTTAAAGACCAAAAGCATCCATCCGCACTTGACATCACAAAAATAAAGGCACTCCTTGTG GACATTATGACCGCGGGGACAGAAACAACGACGACACTGATAGAATGGGCAATGGCGGAAATCATGTGTAATGAGAAGGTAATGAAAAGGGTTCAAGGAGAACTAGAAGAGATGGTGGGGGAAAACAACATAGTAGAGGAATCTCATCTCCCAAAACTACAATACCTAGATGCAACAATTAAGGAAACATTCCGGTTGCACCCTGTCGTCCCATTGCTATTGCCACGAAAACCAAGCCAAGATTGCGTTGTAGGTGGATACACCATACCAAAAGGTTGTACCATCTTTTTAAATGTTTGGTCAATCAACCGGGATCCTCGGTACTGGAACAATCCCTTGGAATTCAATCCAGATagattcttgaaaaacaaatggGATTATAACGGAAACAATTTGAAGTTCTTCCCGTTTGGATCAGGAAGAAGGATTTGTCCAGGTATTCCATTGGCCGAGAGAATGCAAATGTTTGTCTTCGCGTCTCTCTTGCACTCGTTTAACTGGAGCTTGCCAAAGGGTGAAACGCATGACCTTTCTGAAAAATTTGGTATTACCCTTAAGAAAAGAAAACCACTCATTGCTATTCCGTCTCAAAGGTTAGCTGATGCGGGtctctataattaa
- the LOC122583395 gene encoding carnosic acid synthase-like, giving the protein MMQLTIHGSGWWEGISKNNNELAMVIVTISAIMLAILWYKRTAAPSNGAPPLPPGPRSLPIVGYLPFLSPDLHKQFTNMAHSYGPIFKFHLGSKLHVVINTPELAKEVVRDQDEAFSNRDITVAPSVLTYGGQDLVMSKNNANWRNLRKILVRDLLSNKNLEACGSLRQNELRKTINNLFGKIGTVVDISKIVFLTEASVITNMVWKNTSYNGLEGSSHLGDELQTVSSNIADIFGKPNVSDFFPSLAWLDLQGIKRDMTKQLDKLEQILTSIIEDRIKTNLKRSQVDGFGHEVERDFLQMLLDIKDQKDATSLSITQIKALLVDILIAGTETTATLAEWAMAEIMQNHNVMTKVQEELAKIVGANSIVEESHLSQLEYLEATIKETIRLHPVIPFLLPRLPSQDCKVGGYTIPKGCTVFLNVWSIHRDPRYWDKPLDFNPDRFLTDKCDYNGNNLKFFPFGSGRRICAGIPLAERMQMLILASLLHSFDWSLPTGEEHDLSEKFGITLRKRKPLMAIPSQRLPDVSLYN; this is encoded by the exons ATGATGCAACTAACCATCCATGGTTCCGGGTGGTGGGAAGGGATAAGCAAAAACAACAACGAGCTTGCCATGGTTATTGTCACCATTTCCGCAATCATGTTGGCTATTTTATGGTACAAACGGACGGCGGCACCCTCGAACGGTGCACCGCCATTGCCACCGGGTCCACGTTCGTTGCCAATAGTTGGGTACCTTCCATTCCTTAGTCCCGACTTACACAAACAGTTTACTAACATGGCTCACTCCTATGGCCCCATTTTCAAGTTTCATTTGGGAAGCAAGCTTCACGTTGTGATCAACACCCCAGAGTTGGCAAAGGAGGTGGTTCGTGACCAAGACGAAGCCTTTTCTAACCGCGACATAACGGTCGCACCCTCTGTACTAACCTATGGAGGCCAGGATCTAGTGATGTCCAAGAACAACGCCAACTGGCGTAATCTGCGTAAGATACTTGTGCGCGACCTTCTGAGCAACAAGAACCTTGAAGCATGTGGTTCTTTACGACAAAACGAACTTAGAAAAACcatcaacaacttgtttggtAAAATTGGAACCGTAGTAGATATCAGCAAGATTGTTTTCTTGACAGAGGCGAGCGTTATAACAAACATGGTGTGGAAAAACACATCATACAACGGGCTGGAAGGTAGTAGTCATCTCGGAGATGAGTTGCAAACGGTGTCTTCAAATATTGCTGACATATTTGGAAAACCAAATGTATCTGATTTCTTCCCTAGTCTAGCATGGTTGGATCTACAAGGTATCAAGCGAGACATGACGAAGCAACTCGACAAGTTGGAGCAAATTCTGACAAGCATCATTGAAGATCGGATCAAAACTAACTTAAAAAGGTCACAAGTAGATGGATTTGGGCACGAAGTGGAGAGAGATTTCTTGCAGATGTTATTAGATATCAAGGACCAAAAAGATGCAACATCTCTTAGCATTACCCAAATTAAGGCTCTACTTGTA GACATTCTGATTGCGGGAACAGAAACAACCGCAACACTTGCAGAATGGGCCATGGCAGAGATAATGCAAAATCATAACGTAATGACTAAGGTTCAAGAGGAATTGGCAAAAATTGTAGGAGCGAACAGCATAGTTGAAGAATCCCATCTATCTCAACTAGAATATCTAGAGGCAACTATCAAGGAAACAATTAGGTTGCACCCCGTAATCCCTTTCCTATTGCCACGATTGCCAAGCCAGGATTGCAAGGTAGGCGGATACACAATCCCAAAGGGTTGTACCGTCTTTCTAAATGTTTGGTCAATACATCGAGATCCTCGATATTGGGACAAGCCCTTGGACTTCAATCCCGATAGGTTTTTGACAGACAAATGTGACTACAATGGTAACAATTTGAAGTTCTTTCCATTTGGATCAGGAAGGAGAATATGTGCAGGTATTCCGTTGGCTGAGAGAATGCAAATGTTAATCTTGGCTTCGCTGTTGCATTCGTTTGACTGGAGCTTGCCAACGGGTGAAGAGCATGACCTTTCAGAAAAATTCGGCATTACGCTAAGGAAAAGAAAGCCACTCATGGCTATCCCATCTCAAAGGTTACCCGATGTGAGCctctataattaa